CGCTCCTGTCCCGGCCACAGCAGCCGCTCGGGGAATTCATCCAGATGGCGTCACGCCAGTAGAATAGCCCGCATGCGCGCCAACCGCAAGGATGGGCGAATGCGGGCATCACTTCATCATCCAGTCGGGAACAGCCGCCGTCAAAAAGCCGCGCCTATCGATTCTCCGCGCCGCTTGTGGAACGGGCCTTCGCTTTCACGCGCGCAGCCTTGCCGGCGCGCTCGCGCAGATAGTACAACTTGGCGCGGCGCACGTGACCCTCGCGGATGACATCGACTTTCTCGACGCGCGGCGAGTGGAGCGGGAAGACGCGTTCGACGCCCTCGCCGAACGCCACACGGCGCACCGTGAACTTGGCGGTGGGGCCTTCGCCGCCCTTGCGACCAATGACGACCCCTTCAAACACCTGAATGCGTTCCTTCTCGCCTTCCACGATCCGAAAGTGGACCCGCACGGTGTCGCCAACGTTGAATTGCGGCACGTTCTCCGCGGCCTTTTTTTGCCCCTGGCTGAGTTCTTCGACTACCTTCGGGAATTTCACGGCTGTTCTCCTCGCTTCCGTTCTGCTTCTTCCCGGTCGATTTCCTCCAGGAGCAGACGGTCCTCTTCACTACACAGTTTCAACAAGTCCGGACGGCGCGCGCGCGTCACGCGGAGCGCCTCTTTGCGCCGCCA
This window of the Candidatus Hydrogenedentota bacterium genome carries:
- the rplS gene encoding 50S ribosomal protein L19, whose protein sequence is MKFPKVVEELSQGQKKAAENVPQFNVGDTVRVHFRIVEGEKERIQVFEGVVIGRKGGEGPTAKFTVRRVAFGEGVERVFPLHSPRVEKVDVIREGHVRRAKLYYLRERAGKAARVKAKARSTSGAENR